The Gammaproteobacteria bacterium sequence GACTGGAGACTTCGAAGTCGTTCGCGAAAGAGATCATGGCCAAGGCCGGCGTACCGACGGGTTCCTCCGTGACCTTCTCCGAGGACCGGGGCGCGTTGGCGCATCTCGAACGAATAGACGGACCGTTCGTCGTAAAGGCCGATGGTCTGGCGGCCGGCAAGGGTGTCCTGGTGACCGAAGACATCGCCGAAGCCCGGCACTGGGTCCGGGCCTGTTTCGATGGGCGTTTTGGCGATGCCGGCTCGACCGTCGTGATCGAGGAGTACCTGCCGGGCGAAGAGATCAGCGTGTTCGGGCTCACCGACGGCACCGGCGTGATCGGGTTACGTCCCGCCCGCGACTACAAGCGCCTCCGAGACGGTGACGCCGGTCCGAATACCGGGGGAATGGGCTCTTTCACTCCTGTCGAAGGATTCGATGACGCTTGGGTGCAGAGCATTGTCGACAGCATCATCAAGCCGGTCCTCGGGACCCTGTCGGAGGACGGTATCCGGTATGTCGGATTCATCTACGCGGGGATCGTCCTGACTCCCGACGGACCGAAGGTGCTCGAATTCAACTGCCGGTTGGGAGATCCGGAGACTCAGGCCATCCTGCCGACCCTCGACAGCGACCTGCTCGAGCTCATCGGCGCGTGCATCGACGGCACCACCGGCAACGTTGCTCCGCGTTGGAACGATCTGGCTGCCGTCAACGTCGTTCTGGCGGCCGCCGGGTATCCCGAGGCTCCTGTCGGCGGCGACCGGATCACCGGTCTCGATTCTGAACAGGACAACACGCTCGTCTTTCATGCCGGGACGCGCGAAGACGACGGCAGGCTCGTCACTGCCGGAGGCCGGGTACTGAGCGTGATCGGACTCGGACCAGACGTGGCGTCGGCCCGAGCCAGAGCGTACGATCGGGTCGCGACGATCGGCTTCAACGGTCACCAGTATCGAAAGGACATTGCTGGATGAGAAGTGTTTCCGTGCTCATGGGGTCCGAGAAGGATCTACCGGTGATGGAGAAGGCCGCCGAAGTCCTTGAACGCTTCGGTGTGCCGTATGACATGCTGGTGATGTCCGCGCACAAGAGCCTCGATCGGGTGCTGGCACATGCCGGCCAGGCACGAGCCAACGGCGTCGGGGTGATCATCGCCGGGGCCGGCAAGGCCGCGCATCTCGCCGGGGTGGTGGCCGCGCGAACGACACTCCCGGTCGTCGGTGTACCGCTGAGCGCCTCTCTCGACGGGCTCGACGCGTTGTTGGCGACCGTACAGATGCCGACCGGAGTGCCGGTGGCGACGGTGGGCATCGATGGCGCAGCCAACGGCGCGCTCCTCGCGGTTTCCATCCTTTCGCTCGACGATCCAGCACTCGCGAAACGTCTCGCGTCGTACCGTGAAACCCTGGCTTCGGGGTCTTTCAAGGAGATTCACGTCCAATAGCAGCGGTCACGGATTCGTTCTTCTACAATCGCCCCGTGCTGGCGCTCAAACACGTGGCCTCCGGCAAAGTTCGCGAGATCTATGAAGTCGACGAAGAGCGATTGCTCTTCGTCGCCACCGATCGCATCTCCGCTTACGACGTCGTGCTTCCCGACATGATTCCCGACAAGGGGCGGGTGCTTACGGGCCTGTCTCTGTACTGGTTCGACTTCCTCGAGACGCCCAACCACTTCCTGACCACGGACCTGAGCGGAATCGGTCTGTCGGATGACGAAGTGGAGGCACTCACCGGCAGGGCAATGATCGTGCGCCGCGCCGACGTGATCCCGATGGAGTGCGTCGTGCGCGGTTACCTGTACGGGAGTTCATGGCGCGAGTATCGGGCAGGGGGAGGGCCGACCACCGAGCATCTTCCCGCCGGCCTGCAGATGGCTCAGCAGCTACCGGAGCCGCTGTTCACGCCAGCGACGAAGGCCGAGAGCGGACACGACGAGAACCTCACCGTTGCGGGTGCGAGGGCGCTGGTCGGCGACGAGGTCTACGAACGCCTTCGCAATGTCGCCATCGACCTGTACCGGCGTGCCGCGTCCACGGCGGTCGAGAAGGGTGTGCTGCTCGCAGACACGAAGTTCGAGTTCGGCTTCGTCGGGGACGAGCTGCTGCTCATCGACGAAGTCTTGACTCCCGACTCGTCCCGCTACTGGCCGGCAGACCAGTACGAGGTCGGAGCCGTGATGCCTTCGTATGACAAACA is a genomic window containing:
- the purE gene encoding 5-(carboxyamino)imidazole ribonucleotide mutase yields the protein MRSVSVLMGSEKDLPVMEKAAEVLERFGVPYDMLVMSAHKSLDRVLAHAGQARANGVGVIIAGAGKAAHLAGVVAARTTLPVVGVPLSASLDGLDALLATVQMPTGVPVATVGIDGAANGALLAVSILSLDDPALAKRLASYRETLASGSFKEIHVQ
- a CDS encoding phosphoribosylaminoimidazolesuccinocarboxamide synthase; amino-acid sequence: MLALKHVASGKVREIYEVDEERLLFVATDRISAYDVVLPDMIPDKGRVLTGLSLYWFDFLETPNHFLTTDLSGIGLSDDEVEALTGRAMIVRRADVIPMECVVRGYLYGSSWREYRAGGGPTTEHLPAGLQMAQQLPEPLFTPATKAESGHDENLTVAGARALVGDEVYERLRNVAIDLYRRAASTAVEKGVLLADTKFEFGFVGDELLLIDEVLTPDSSRYWPADQYEVGAVMPSYDKQYVRDWLDSTGWDHTPPAPAMPDDVKAATRARYVEAFERLTGTSFDEYLR
- the purD gene encoding phosphoribosylamine--glycine ligase gives rise to the protein MNVLLLGKGGREHAIGWKLSQSSHLRRLISLPGNPGLARLGDVKTGVDPSDPAGVTAFARSAKIDLVVVGPEAPLAAGVADALRAAGVAVFGPDRAAARLETSKSFAKEIMAKAGVPTGSSVTFSEDRGALAHLERIDGPFVVKADGLAAGKGVLVTEDIAEARHWVRACFDGRFGDAGSTVVIEEYLPGEEISVFGLTDGTGVIGLRPARDYKRLRDGDAGPNTGGMGSFTPVEGFDDAWVQSIVDSIIKPVLGTLSEDGIRYVGFIYAGIVLTPDGPKVLEFNCRLGDPETQAILPTLDSDLLELIGACIDGTTGNVAPRWNDLAAVNVVLAAAGYPEAPVGGDRITGLDSEQDNTLVFHAGTREDDGRLVTAGGRVLSVIGLGPDVASARARAYDRVATIGFNGHQYRKDIAG